From a single Lytechinus variegatus isolate NC3 chromosome 9, Lvar_3.0, whole genome shotgun sequence genomic region:
- the LOC121421246 gene encoding uncharacterized protein LOC121421246, giving the protein MNLPQFERFSVHDEPATVGQRWAKYVKRLNNLFTAFAINDAKQQRALLLHYAGPEVSDIFDTLPDTGESYESAKKALEKHFCPSVNIEYERFVFRQCRQNEDETVDHYCQRLQKLAVSCDFADKDGEIKSQIILGCHSQKLRRHALRETISLDKLLSTARAYEQADRHAAVIEGAEATAMTVQAVGARNRTHPVQRQRQSQQHHTAKTEHSTCRNCGGVFPHRHKPCPAKGQTCHACGKQNHFAKYCMSKNKAKAASAKHVQASTTTTCDIDPQTKSSGPEPPSTGQYEHYQFHVQAQSLPDVPKPTVTVHVNGTPISALIDTGASVMMMSQRTFARITPQPRLVVHSDPVYGYGSDTPLDVQGTFTATVSYKSSSANTTVYVTSHDGATLLNLATATALNLVKLTYATSSASPRSVYPDRFTGIGKLKNYRYHIQADTSLTPVAVPHRRIPFHMTKW; this is encoded by the coding sequence ATGAATCTCCCACAATTTGAACGATTTTCTGTGCATGATGAGCCGGCAACAGTTGGACAAAGATGGGCAAAATACGTCAAGAGACTGAATAATTTGTTTACGGCATTTGCTATCAACGATGCCAAGCAGCAACGAGCGCTTTTGCTCCACTATGCTGGACCGGAGGTTTCGGACATTTTTGACACGTTACCTGATACGGGTGAGTCCTATGAATCAGCCAAAAAAGCACTCGAAAAGCATTTCTGTCCATCAGTGAACATAGAATATGAGCGTTTTGTGTTCAGGCAGTGTAGACAAAATGAAGATGAGACTGTTGATCACTATTGTCAGCGATTGCAAAAACTTGCTGTTTCGTGTGATTTTGCTGACAAGGATGGCGAAATTAAGTCGCAAATTATTCTTGGATGCCATTCACAAAAGCTACGCCGACATGCATTGCGAGAAACAATCTCGTTGGACAAACTCCTTAGTACAGCACGGGCTTATGAACAAGCAGATCGTCATGCTGCAGTGATCGAGGGTGCTGAAGCTACCGCTATGACCGTCCAAGCGGTTGGGGCTCGTAATCGTACACACCCAGTGCAACGTCAGCGACAGTCGCAACAACACCATACAGCAAAGACTGAGCACTCTACATGCCGCAACTGTGGAGGTGTGTTCCCGCACCGACACAAACCTTGTCCAGCCAAGGGCCAGACATGTCATGCCTGTGGTAAGCAAAATCATTTTGCCAAGTACTGTATGTCTAAAAACAAAGCTAAAGCTGCTAGTGCTAAACACGTCCAAGCCAGTACCACTACCACCTGTGACATTGACCCTCAAACCAAGAGTTCAGGCCCAGAACCTCCAAGTACAGGTCAATATGAGCACTACCAGTTTCATGTCCAGGCACAATCACTACCTGATGTGCCTAAACCAACTGtaactgtacatgtaaatggcaCCCCCATCAGTGCTCTCATCGATACAGGGGCATCAGTCATGATGATGTCTCAGCGGACATTCGCTAGGATCACGCCACAGCCACGTTTAGTTGTACATTCTGATCCTGTGTACGGCTATGGCAGTGACACCCCTCTTGATGTTCAAGGTACCTTCACAGCGACAGTAAGCTACAAGTCGTCGTCTGCTAACACTACAGTTTACGTTACCTCTCATGATGGTGCTACGCTTCTGAACTTAGCAACAGCCACTGCCCTCAATCTCGTAAAACTCACATATGCCACATCATCAGCTTCGCCTAGGTCAGTCTATCCAGATCGTTTTACCGGCATAGGCAAACTGAAAAACTATCGCTATCACATACAGGCAGACACATCTCTAACTCCTGTAGCTGTTCCACATCGTCGTATaccatttcacatgacaaagtGGTAA
- the LOC121421247 gene encoding uncharacterized protein K02A2.6-like — protein MRNVNTAIKRERHIIPTVDDLIASLNVATTFSTLDLNSGYHQIELDEESCQYTVFSTHVGLFRYKRLNFGLCSASKVFQHAIQITFQDLPGVLNISDDLLVFGRDQAEHDARLHAVMQRLRSVNLMLNPAKCVFSTGRVVYFGHVFTANSISPDPRKVDAINAVAEPRNISEMRSFLGMVTYCARFIPDLASISAPLRQLTKADVPWTWGPSQTSAFSRIKELVSQHCTMGYFNPANPSEVIVDAGPLGLGAILVQHDSRTQSVIPIALASRSLTPVEQRYSQTEREALAITWAVRHFHIYLYGGSFVVTTDHKPLLSMFNNAHSKPPIRIERWLLRLQAYDFQVQYHPGKLNPADYMSRHPRIAESAGSSAEEEIAEQQVSFIAANAIPKTVTHEDIVSATSTDDVLQNCMRAIQEDSWNDLLAAADASLQSEYRSLHEVRDQLTVSDGNSMLLRDHRIVIPRSLRQRIIDIAHEGHQGITKTKALLREKVSFPSIDRMTEHTVRDCLSCQMNTVEHAKEPLRMTELPQQPWTEVSVDFADLPSGDHMLVVIDDYSRFVEVEIVSSTAASQVIPKLDRIFSSFGVPTVVRTDNGPPFNGAEFNQFANYLGFRHRKVTPRWPQANGEVERFMKTLKKVYRCAIAERKCWKQEIYKFLRNYRATPHSTTGVPPATLLFGRPLRTRLPEVPSHQHHNDLDASVRDRDRNKKQSMKSYADSRGKTQPSPIAVGDTVLVRRDGMVPKHQSPYLPQPYKVVRKRGSRITVRCANHYITRNCSRFKLYSGPIPSNRYDDDDDDDMETHFPPNAHNVPMPAGHLQPAVPRRNPRRERRPPLRFRDFVP, from the coding sequence ATGCGAAATGTCAACACCGCCATCAAGCGTGAACGTCACATCATTCCAACAGTTGATGATCTTATCGCATCTCTCAATGTGGCAACAACATTCAGCACGCTGGACTTAAATTCTGGGTATCACCAGATAGAGCTCGATGAAGAGTCGTGTCAGTACACAGTCTTTTCTACACATGTTGGGCTCTTTCGTTACAAGCGGCTCAATTTTGGTCTTTGTTCCGCGTCCAAGGTTTTCCAGCATGCAATACAGATAACCTTTCAGGACCTACCAGGTGTGCTGAACATCAGCGATGATCTTCTTGTCTTCGGTCGCGACCAAGCAGAACATGATGCACGACTTCATGCTGTTATGCAACGTCTACGCTCAGTGAACTTGATGCTAAACCCTGCTAAGTGTGTCTTTAGCACAGGTCGCGTGGTGTACTTCGGGCATGTCTTCACAGCCAACAGCATCAGTCCTGATCCGCGTAAGGTGGATGCAATCAACGCTGTCGCAGAGCCACGAAACATCTCAGAGATGCGCAGTTTCTTAGGCATGGTGACATACTGTGCTCGTTTCATTCCTGACCTCGCGTCCATCTCTGCTCCTCTCAGACAACTCACAAAAGCTGACGTGCCATGGACATGGGGACCATCTCAAACATCAGCATTCAGTCGCATCAAGGAGCTAGTCTCCCAACACTGTACTATGGGATATTTCAACCCAGCAAACCCCTCAGAGGTTATTGTCGATGCAGGCCCTCTTGGTCTTGGGGCAATTTTGGTCCAGCATGACTCGCGCACACAGTCAGTCATCCCTATCGCGTTAGCTAGTCGGTCATTGACACCTGTAGAACAGCGATACTCGCAAACCGAAAGGGAGGCATTGGCCATCACATGGGCTGTCAGACACTTTCATATCTATTTATATGGTGGATCATTTGTTGTAACCACAGATCACAAGCCACTGTTATCAATGTTCAATAACGCCCATTCAAAGCCGCCGATCCGCATAGAACGCTGGTTACTGCGGCTACAAGCGTACGACTTCCAGGTCCAATACCACCCTGGAAAATTGAACCCAGCAGACTACATGTCACGCCACCCACGTATCGCGGAGAGCGCAGGATCATCAGCAGAAGAAGAAATCGCAGAACAGCAGGTCTCCTTCATTGCAGCAAACGCAATTCCAAAGACAGTCACGCATGAGGATATAGTATCTGCAACAAGCACTGATGATGTTCTTCAAAACTGTATGCGTGCTATCCAGGAGGATAGCTGGAATGATCTTCTAGCAGCTGCAGATGCATCATTGCAGAGCGAATATAGAAGCCTACATGAAGTACGCGATCAACTCACTGTATCGGATGGCAATAGCATGCTCTTACGCGATCATCGTATCGTCATTCCGCGTTCGCTTCGGCAGCGTATCATCGACATAGCACACGAGGGCCATCAGGGCATAACTAAGACAAAGGCTCTCTTGCGTGAGAAGGTGTCGTTCCCTTCCATTGATCGTATGACTGAACACACAGTTCGTGATTGTCTGTCCTGTCAGATGAATACCGTTGAGCACGCCAAGGAACCACTTAGAATGACGGAGCTTCCGCAACAGCCTTGGACAGAGGTTAGCGTAGACTTTGCCGACCTTCCTAGCGGTGATCACATGTTGGTAGTCATTGATGATTACTCGCGTTTTGTCGAAGTAGAGATTGTTTCCTCTACTGCAGCAAGTCAGGTCATTCCGAAACTTGACCGAATCTTCTCAAGCTTTGGAGTTCCTACTGTGGTCCGTACCGATAACGGCCCACCATTCAATGGTGCGGAATTCAATCAGTTTGCCAACTACCTGGGATTCAGGCATAGGAAGGTTACACCGCGTTGGCCTCAAGCTAACGGTGAGGTTGAAAGGTTCATGAAAACACTCAAGAAAGTCTATCGCTGTGCCATCGCAGAACGCAAGTGTTGGAAGCAAGAAATATACAAGTTCTTGCGCAACTATCGTGCGACACCACACTCTACTACAGGGGTTCCCCCAGCGACCCTTCTTTTTGGACGACCGCTACGCACGCGTCTTCCAGAAGTGCCATCTCACCAACATCACAATGACCTCGATGCTTCTGTTCGCGATCGCGATAGAAACAAGAAACAGAGCATGAAAAGCTATGCAGACAGTCGCGGAAAAACCCAACCATCACCAATCGCTGTTGGCGATACTGTGCTTGTTCGTAGGGATGGAATGGTCCCAAAGCACCAGTCGCCATATCTTCCGCAGCCATACAAAGTTGTGAGAAAGCGTGGATCTCGCATTACCGTTCGTTGTGCCAATCATTACATCACACGCAACTGTTCGCGATTCAAGTTGTATAGCGGTCCGATCCCTTCCAATcgctatgatgatgatgatgatgatgacatggaGACTCATTTTCCTCCAAATGCACACAATGTCCCAATGCCAGCAGGACATTTGCAGCCTGCTGTACCACGGCGCAATCCGCGTCGTGAGCGCCGTCCTCCGTTACGTTTTCGTGATTTTGTACCATGA